One window of Paludibacter propionicigenes WB4 genomic DNA carries:
- a CDS encoding AAA family ATPase, translated as MNSTIVSLENLDELVGYLRSTGKKNTLLYAYNGTGKTRLSMAFKDAGKMDSIPDTLYYNAFTEDLFSWDNDLDSDSKRVLLINKESRFFSGLEDLEMESRIRPLLQRYADFNFLIDYDYKDKEEKEYWAVNFIREIKVDGSPQNKEFIKISRGEENIFIWCFFLAIAQLAIDQQEDYKWVKYIYIDDPISSLDDNNAIAVASHLAQMLKKPENKVKAVISTHHTLFFNVMYNEMGNALKFFLSKGVVENSYMLKDTTDTPFFHHVSLLKDLKKAADSGNLYTYHFNILRSILEKTATFHGFSGFSECIKKQEDDPEGVVHTRIVNILSHGNYSLFEPVIMIDENKEYFKRVLKDFMNNYKFNPKLFSE; from the coding sequence ATGAATAGTACGATTGTTTCACTTGAAAATCTGGACGAGTTAGTTGGTTATCTGCGTTCCACTGGAAAGAAGAATACATTGCTTTATGCCTATAATGGAACGGGTAAAACACGTTTATCCATGGCATTTAAAGATGCAGGAAAGATGGATAGTATTCCTGATACTTTATATTATAATGCTTTTACTGAAGACTTATTTTCGTGGGATAATGATTTGGATAGTGATAGTAAGCGCGTTTTGCTAATCAACAAAGAATCTCGTTTTTTCTCGGGATTAGAAGATTTGGAAATGGAGAGTAGGATTCGCCCTCTTTTGCAACGATATGCAGATTTCAACTTCCTTATTGACTACGATTATAAAGATAAGGAAGAGAAAGAGTATTGGGCTGTAAATTTTATTAGAGAGATAAAAGTTGATGGTTCGCCTCAAAATAAAGAATTTATCAAAATATCCCGCGGAGAAGAAAATATATTTATTTGGTGCTTTTTTCTTGCAATAGCACAATTAGCTATTGACCAACAAGAAGATTATAAATGGGTTAAATATATTTACATTGATGACCCTATTTCATCGTTGGATGATAATAATGCCATTGCAGTTGCCAGTCATTTAGCACAGATGCTTAAAAAGCCTGAAAACAAGGTAAAGGCAGTTATTTCAACTCACCATACACTTTTCTTTAATGTCATGTATAATGAAATGGGCAATGCATTAAAGTTTTTTCTAAGCAAAGGTGTCGTTGAAAATTCATATATGCTAAAGGACACAACAGATACACCATTCTTTCACCATGTCTCACTGCTGAAAGATTTGAAAAAAGCAGCTGATAGTGGCAATTTATATACTTATCATTTCAATATATTGAGAAGTATACTCGAAAAAACGGCAACGTTTCATGGATTTAGTGGCTTTTCTGAATGTATCAAGAAACAGGAAGATGACCCGGAGGGGGTTGTACATACCCGAATAGTCAACATACTCAGTCACGGAAACTACTCGCTTTTTGAGCCCGTAATAATGATAGATGAGAATAAGGAGTATTTCAAAAGGGTTTTGAAAGATTTCATGAACAATTACAAATTTAACCCTAAGTTATTTTCAGAATAA
- a CDS encoding type I restriction-modification system subunit M, producing the protein MTALEQQQLGKTLWDIANQLRGSMNADNFRDYMLSFLFMRYLSDNYEDVAKKELGQDYPEVTSDILKKLKATSALEIWYNENAADIEEFEKQMRRKVHYVIQPKYLWSSIYEMARTQNGELLHTLKKGFDYIENESFESTFQGLFSEINLNSDKLGKTYEERNAELCNIITKIEQGIVKFSKDTDILGDAYEFLIGQFAADSGKKAGEFYTPQQISTILSSIVTLDSQNPAAGKKKKLDKVMDLACGSGSLLLNVRNQLGKHGIGKIYGQEKNITTYNLARMNMLLHGVKDTEFHIHHGDTLLNDWDILNEMNPAKKMEFDAVVANPPFSLRWEPSEAMGEDFRFKNYGLAPKSAADFAFLLHGFHFLAQEGTMAIILPHGVLFRGGAEERIRTKLLKDGNIDTVIGLPSNLFFSTGIPVCILVLKKCKKFDDVLFINASEYFEKGKRQNRLRDGEEGEPNDIRKIVETYQFRTEEERYSRRVSMEEIVKNDYNLNISRYVSTAVTAKEIDLNAVNETLVDLEEKIRKATETHNGFLRELGLKELP; encoded by the coding sequence ATGACCGCATTAGAACAACAACAATTAGGAAAAACCCTTTGGGATATAGCTAACCAATTACGAGGCTCGATGAATGCAGATAATTTCAGAGATTATATGCTTTCATTCCTGTTTATGCGCTATTTATCCGATAATTACGAGGATGTAGCTAAAAAGGAATTGGGTCAGGATTATCCGGAGGTTACTTCTGATATTTTAAAGAAACTGAAAGCCACTTCTGCTCTCGAAATATGGTATAATGAAAATGCTGCCGATATAGAAGAGTTTGAAAAACAAATGCGTCGTAAGGTTCATTATGTTATTCAACCTAAATATCTGTGGAGTAGTATTTATGAAATGGCTCGTACACAAAATGGAGAATTGTTGCATACGCTTAAAAAAGGCTTTGATTATATCGAGAATGAATCTTTTGAAAGTACATTTCAAGGATTGTTCTCTGAAATCAATCTGAATTCTGATAAACTGGGAAAAACATATGAAGAGCGTAATGCTGAACTATGTAATATCATAACCAAAATAGAACAGGGTATTGTCAAGTTTTCAAAAGATACGGATATACTCGGAGATGCTTATGAATTCCTGATTGGTCAGTTTGCTGCTGATTCAGGTAAAAAAGCAGGTGAGTTTTATACCCCGCAACAAATATCTACCATTCTTTCGTCTATTGTTACACTTGATAGTCAAAACCCGGCTGCGGGAAAAAAGAAGAAGTTAGATAAGGTAATGGATTTAGCTTGTGGTTCGGGTTCGCTGTTATTGAATGTGCGCAATCAGTTAGGCAAACATGGTATAGGTAAAATCTACGGTCAGGAAAAGAACATTACTACCTATAACCTTGCCCGTATGAATATGTTGCTGCATGGTGTAAAAGATACGGAGTTTCATATTCATCATGGAGATACCTTACTAAACGACTGGGATATACTAAACGAGATGAATCCCGCTAAGAAAATGGAATTCGATGCAGTAGTGGCTAATCCTCCTTTTAGTCTGCGTTGGGAACCAAGCGAAGCGATGGGCGAGGATTTTCGTTTCAAAAACTACGGGCTTGCCCCCAAGTCAGCGGCCGACTTTGCTTTCTTGTTGCATGGTTTCCATTTCTTAGCCCAAGAAGGTACAATGGCTATTATCTTGCCACACGGTGTTTTATTCCGTGGTGGAGCGGAAGAACGTATCCGTACCAAGTTGCTCAAAGATGGTAATATAGATACGGTCATCGGTTTACCGTCCAACCTGTTCTTCTCTACGGGTATTCCCGTATGTATTCTGGTACTGAAAAAATGTAAGAAGTTTGATGATGTGCTGTTTATCAATGCCAGTGAGTATTTTGAAAAAGGCAAACGTCAAAACCGTCTGCGCGACGGTGAAGAAGGAGAACCCAACGATATACGAAAGATTGTAGAAACTTATCAGTTCCGCACTGAAGAAGAACGCTACTCTCGTAGAGTATCTATGGAAGAAATCGTCAAAAACGATTACAACCTGAATATCTCCCGTTATGTAAGTACAGCGGTTACTGCCAAAGAAATAGATTTAAACGCAGTAAATGAAACGTTGGTGGATTTGGAAGAAAAAATCAGAAAAGCAACCGAAACGCATAATGGATTTTTGAGGGAGTTGGGGTTGAAGGAGTTGCCATAA
- a CDS encoding helix-turn-helix domain-containing protein — MPNKIILPQQQIIFSGISFEQLQDSIRTTVRNEVEKIFSGLTQSEPLPELITRKETAQIYGISLVTLNEWTKNGIIPAQRIGTRIRYKRADVYASLKDVETLKYRRA; from the coding sequence ATGCCAAACAAAATCATTTTACCTCAGCAACAAATTATTTTTAGCGGAATCAGTTTTGAACAGTTGCAAGACAGTATCAGGACAACAGTAAGAAACGAAGTAGAAAAAATCTTTTCAGGTTTAACCCAATCAGAACCACTCCCCGAGTTGATCACTCGTAAAGAAACCGCCCAGATTTACGGCATTTCCTTAGTTACATTAAATGAGTGGACCAAAAATGGTATAATTCCAGCCCAACGTATTGGAACACGTATAAGGTATAAAAGAGCCGATGTATATGCATCGCTAAAAGATGTTGAGACTCTTAAATATCGAAGGGCTTAA
- a CDS encoding viroplasmin family protein, giving the protein MSKNKFFVVWEGKEPGIYRSWEECKRQIHGYGGALYKGFATEAEAREAMSSPCWDYIGKNAKEKKPTKEEIAKVGTPVFESLSVDAACSGNPGAMEYRGVYTKTGEEIFRQGPFAEGTNNVGEFLALVHGLAFLKQKNSPLPIYTDSKTALAWVKGKKAKTKLEKSGVNATLFELVSRAEAWLQQNQYSTEILKWETSVWGEIPADFGRK; this is encoded by the coding sequence ATGAGTAAGAATAAATTCTTTGTAGTCTGGGAAGGCAAAGAACCTGGCATATATCGTTCGTGGGAAGAATGTAAACGACAGATTCATGGCTATGGGGGCGCTTTATACAAAGGGTTCGCCACGGAAGCCGAAGCCCGTGAGGCGATGTCTTCTCCTTGTTGGGATTATATTGGGAAAAATGCCAAAGAAAAAAAACCTACAAAAGAGGAAATTGCTAAAGTTGGAACTCCTGTTTTCGAAAGTCTTTCGGTAGATGCAGCTTGTAGTGGCAATCCGGGTGCAATGGAATACCGGGGTGTATATACCAAAACGGGAGAAGAAATTTTCCGTCAGGGACCATTTGCGGAAGGAACGAATAATGTTGGAGAGTTTCTGGCACTGGTTCACGGGCTGGCTTTTTTGAAACAAAAGAATAGTCCTCTGCCCATCTATACCGACAGTAAAACAGCTTTGGCGTGGGTGAAAGGCAAAAAGGCCAAAACCAAACTTGAAAAGAGTGGTGTAAACGCTACTCTTTTTGAATTAGTGTCGCGAGCAGAAGCATGGCTGCAACAAAATCAATACTCGACTGAAATACTGAAATGGGAAACTTCTGTTTGGGGTGAAATACCTGCGGACTTTGGACGAAAATAA
- a CDS encoding restriction endonuclease subunit S, translating into MNKDNKIVPKLRFPEFQFSKEWILEPFSEIYSFLGTNSFTRDNLNYRDGNIKNIHYGDIHTKFNSHFDITKEIVPFVNLDITVEKIKEEFFCKEGDIIFADASEDLADVGKSIEIIYLNNEKILSGLHTLLARQKDSKLRTGFGGHLFKSSSIRTQIQKESQGAKVLGISATRLSNISVYYPENKDEQQKIASCLSSLDELIAAHTYKLEALKDHKKGLMQQLFPAEGETVPKLRFKEFEGDGEWVETTLNKLGNLIGGLTYSPNDIRNEGLLVLRSSNIQNGLIDLNDCVYVTTEVKGANLIQPNDILICVRNGSKSLIGKNAIIPKDIPFATHGAFMTVFRAYQPSFIFQLFQTDLYSNQVKADLGATINSINGSNLLKYKFIVPQPNEQQKIANFLSSIDDEIAAQVQKIEGLKEHKKGLMQGLFPVINE; encoded by the coding sequence ATGAATAAAGATAATAAGATAGTGCCGAAGTTGAGGTTTCCTGAGTTTCAATTTTCTAAAGAGTGGATTTTAGAACCATTTTCAGAAATATATTCTTTTTTGGGAACAAACTCATTTACAAGAGATAATTTAAATTATAGAGACGGAAATATTAAGAATATTCATTATGGAGATATACATACAAAATTCAACTCACATTTTGATATAACAAAAGAAATAGTTCCGTTTGTCAATTTAGATATTACTGTCGAGAAAATTAAGGAGGAATTTTTCTGTAAAGAAGGTGATATAATTTTTGCTGATGCCTCTGAAGACTTGGCAGATGTTGGTAAAAGCATTGAAATTATATACTTAAATAATGAAAAAATATTATCGGGTTTGCATACTTTATTGGCAAGACAAAAAGACTCAAAACTGAGAACTGGTTTTGGAGGACATTTATTTAAATCATCCTCGATTCGTACTCAAATACAAAAAGAATCTCAAGGAGCTAAAGTTTTAGGAATTTCTGCAACAAGATTATCAAACATAAGCGTATACTATCCTGAGAATAAAGATGAGCAACAAAAAATCGCCTCATGTCTTTCCTCTTTGGATGAATTGATAGCCGCCCATACCTATAAATTGGAAGCACTGAAAGACCATAAAAAAGGACTGATGCAGCAGCTATTTCCTGCTGAAGGAGAAACAGTGCCTAAATTACGGTTTAAGGAGTTTGAAGGTGATGGGGAGTGGGTGGAGACGACGTTGAATAAGTTGGGAAATTTGATTGGGGGCTTAACATATAGTCCTAATGATATAAGAAATGAGGGCTTATTGGTCCTAAGGTCTTCTAATATTCAAAATGGTCTAATCGATTTAAATGATTGTGTTTATGTGACTACTGAAGTAAAAGGCGCAAATCTAATTCAGCCAAATGACATCTTGATTTGTGTGAGAAATGGTTCGAAATCATTGATTGGAAAGAATGCAATAATACCTAAAGATATTCCATTTGCTACACATGGGGCTTTTATGACTGTATTTAGAGCATATCAACCAAGTTTTATATTCCAATTATTTCAAACTGATTTATACAGCAATCAAGTTAAAGCGGATTTAGGTGCTACAATTAATTCTATAAATGGGAGTAATTTGCTTAAATATAAGTTTATCGTTCCTCAACCAAACGAGCAACAAAAAATCGCCAACTTTCTCTCTTCCATAGATGATGAAATAGCAGCGCAAGTACAGAAGATAGAAGGGTTAAAGGAGCATAAGAAGGGGTTGATGCAGGGGTTGTTTCCGGTGATAAATGAATAA
- a CDS encoding type I restriction endonuclease subunit R, protein MTKENEIELGLIEKLKDLKYTYRPDIRDRDALELNFRQKFEALNRVHLTDAEFKRLLDEIVSPDVFASSKRLRAREVFFREDGTPLHYTLVNIKDWCKNDYEVINQLRINTNNSHQRYDVILLINGLPVVQIELKALDISPRRAMQQIVDYKNDAGNGYTNTLLCFMQLFIVSNRGNTQYFANNNNQHFQFNADEQFLPVYQLADVNNKKIAHLHDFSEKFLAKCTLGEMINKYMVLVANEQKLLVMRPYQIYAVKAIVDCIHENRGNGYIWHTTGSGKTLTSFKASTLLKDNPDIEKCLFVVDRKDLDRQTREEFNKFQDGCVEANTNTESLVRRMLSEDYADKVIVTTIQKLGIALDPENRANYKERLEPLRDSRMVFIFDECHRSQFGDNHKAIKEFFPNSQLFGFTGTPIFEQNSTQLIREGEYASYKTTENIFQQELHAYTITHAIEDKNVLRFHIDYFKPQGENAPKPGESIAKQAIVNEILKKHEGATNHRRFNALFATQSINDAIDYYQRFKAFQAQKQAEDADYVPMNIACVFSPPTQALANDTENKNDKNLADIKQLQEDLINEKEDNKQDPEGKKQALMAIIADYNAQYGTNHTISEFDLYYQDVQQRIKDQKYSNKDYPHRNKIDIVIVVDMLLTGFDSKFLNTLYVDKNLKYHGLIQAFSRTNRILNDSKPYGNILDFRQQQEAVDTAIALFSGEKDENKAKEIWLVDPAPKVIEKFEEAVAALQDFMQKSDLTCAPQEVYNLKGDTARINFINRFKEVQRLKTQLDQYTDLQPEQKELIEHILPTDQLLEFRSSYLETAKKLKEKRDKEGDKAEPAIQEIDFEFVLFASAIIDYDYIMGLISKFTQNKPSKQKMSREQLINLLSSSANLMDERDDIAAYIKTLEEGKGLSEKEIRDGYQIFKAEKFAKQINETAQKHGLETEALKAFVEGIISRMIFDGEQLSDLLAPLELGWKDRTKKELALMEDLVPLLKKLAQGHEISGLKAYE, encoded by the coding sequence ATGACAAAAGAAAACGAAATAGAACTCGGTCTGATTGAGAAACTCAAAGACCTCAAATACACTTACCGCCCTGATATTCGGGACAGGGATGCTCTTGAATTGAATTTCAGACAGAAATTTGAAGCACTTAACCGTGTGCATCTTACTGATGCGGAATTCAAACGTCTGTTAGACGAAATTGTAAGTCCGGATGTATTTGCTTCTTCTAAAAGATTGCGTGCAAGGGAAGTTTTCTTTCGGGAAGATGGAACACCGCTTCATTATACGCTGGTCAATATCAAAGACTGGTGTAAAAACGATTATGAGGTAATTAATCAACTGCGTATCAACACCAATAACAGTCATCAGCGGTACGATGTGATTTTGCTGATAAACGGTTTACCTGTGGTGCAGATAGAGTTAAAGGCTTTGGATATAAGCCCACGACGAGCCATGCAGCAAATTGTGGATTATAAAAACGATGCAGGTAATGGTTACACCAATACGCTGCTTTGTTTTATGCAGTTGTTTATTGTGAGCAACCGTGGTAATACACAGTATTTTGCCAATAACAATAATCAGCATTTTCAGTTTAATGCCGACGAACAATTTCTGCCTGTTTATCAGTTGGCTGATGTAAATAATAAGAAGATTGCTCACCTGCACGATTTCTCTGAAAAGTTTCTTGCAAAGTGTACGCTGGGCGAAATGATTAATAAATACATGGTGCTGGTAGCTAACGAACAAAAGCTGTTGGTTATGCGCCCATACCAGATTTATGCGGTAAAAGCCATTGTGGATTGTATTCACGAAAACCGTGGCAACGGTTATATCTGGCATACTACAGGTAGCGGAAAAACACTGACTTCGTTTAAAGCCTCTACCCTGCTGAAAGATAATCCGGATATTGAAAAATGCTTGTTTGTGGTGGATAGAAAAGATCTTGACCGTCAGACCCGCGAAGAATTTAATAAGTTTCAGGATGGTTGTGTGGAAGCCAATACAAATACCGAAAGTTTAGTGCGCCGTATGCTGTCCGAAGATTATGCCGATAAGGTAATAGTAACCACTATTCAAAAGCTCGGTATTGCTCTTGATCCCGAAAACCGGGCAAATTACAAGGAACGACTTGAACCGCTTCGCGATAGTCGTATGGTGTTTATCTTTGATGAATGTCATCGTTCGCAGTTTGGCGATAATCATAAAGCCATTAAAGAATTCTTTCCCAACTCACAATTGTTCGGTTTTACGGGTACACCTATTTTTGAACAGAACTCTACCCAACTGATACGTGAGGGTGAATATGCTTCGTATAAAACTACAGAAAACATTTTCCAACAGGAATTACACGCTTACACCATTACCCATGCTATTGAGGACAAGAATGTGTTGCGTTTTCATATCGATTACTTTAAACCACAGGGTGAGAATGCACCCAAACCGGGCGAAAGTATAGCCAAACAAGCTATTGTAAACGAGATTTTGAAAAAGCATGAAGGCGCCACCAACCACCGACGGTTTAATGCGCTGTTTGCTACACAATCGATAAACGATGCCATTGATTATTATCAGCGGTTTAAAGCTTTTCAGGCACAAAAACAAGCGGAAGATGCAGACTATGTGCCGATGAATATAGCTTGTGTGTTTTCGCCACCAACACAGGCATTAGCGAACGACACTGAAAATAAAAACGATAAGAATCTGGCTGATATCAAACAGTTACAGGAAGATTTAATCAACGAAAAGGAAGATAACAAGCAAGACCCCGAAGGCAAAAAACAAGCTCTGATGGCTATTATTGCCGATTACAATGCGCAATACGGTACAAATCATACTATCAGCGAGTTCGATTTGTATTATCAGGATGTGCAGCAACGCATCAAAGACCAAAAATACAGCAATAAAGATTATCCGCACCGGAATAAAATTGATATAGTGATTGTAGTGGATATGTTGCTCACAGGTTTCGATTCCAAGTTTCTGAATACGCTTTATGTAGATAAAAACCTGAAATATCACGGACTGATTCAGGCTTTTTCGCGTACCAATCGTATATTAAACGATAGCAAGCCTTATGGTAATATCCTTGATTTCCGTCAGCAACAGGAAGCGGTAGATACAGCTATTGCATTGTTCTCGGGCGAGAAAGATGAAAACAAGGCCAAAGAAATATGGTTGGTGGATCCTGCACCGAAAGTGATAGAGAAATTTGAAGAAGCGGTAGCTGCTTTACAGGACTTTATGCAAAAAAGCGATTTAACCTGTGCTCCGCAGGAAGTGTATAACCTGAAAGGCGATACGGCAAGGATCAACTTTATCAACCGCTTTAAGGAAGTGCAACGACTGAAAACGCAGCTCGACCAATATACCGATTTGCAGCCCGAACAAAAAGAGCTGATAGAGCATATTTTGCCTACCGACCAATTGCTGGAATTCCGAAGCTCGTATCTGGAAACAGCAAAAAAACTGAAAGAAAAACGTGACAAAGAAGGCGACAAAGCCGAACCGGCCATTCAAGAGATCGATTTCGAGTTTGTGCTGTTTGCTTCGGCCATTATCGACTACGATTATATCATGGGCTTGATTTCCAAGTTCACCCAGAATAAGCCTTCGAAACAAAAGATGAGTCGGGAGCAGTTGATTAACCTGCTTAGTTCGAGTGCAAACCTGATGGATGAACGGGATGATATTGCCGCCTATATTAAAACACTGGAAGAAGGCAAAGGACTGTCGGAAAAGGAAATTCGGGATGGTTACCAAATCTTTAAAGCAGAAAAGTTTGCCAAACAAATAAACGAAACCGCGCAAAAACACGGATTAGAAACAGAAGCATTGAAAGCCTTTGTAGAGGGTATTATCTCCCGTATGATATTCGATGGCGAACAACTCAGTGATTTGTTAGCACCATTGGAATTAGGGTGGAAAGACCGCACCAAAAAAGAACTGGCACTCATGGAAGATTTAGTACCTCTGCTTAAAAAATTAGCACAGGGACACGAAATATCAGGATTAAAAGCGTATGAATAA
- a CDS encoding virulence RhuM family protein, producing the protein MENSQKNDIIFYSTPDGNVKIEVLYNDETFWLTQKRMAELLGVDVPAISKHLNNIFETGELNKDATVSKMEIVQQEGERQVARNLDFYNLDAIIAVGYRVNSLQATQFRIWATKTLREFIIKGFVMDDERLKQGALFGKDYFDELLERIREIRASERRFYLKITDIYEQCSIDYNKTADITQNFFKTVQNKLHWAITGETAAELIAHRANALKPNMGLQTWKNSPNGKVLKGDISVAKNYLKESEIKSLERIVSMYLDFAENQAARQIPMKMEDWIKRLDAFLQFNEYDILKDSGKVKHEIAIKLATKEYEKFRVIQDKNFVSDFEKEVKKLSK; encoded by the coding sequence ATGGAAAATTCTCAAAAAAATGATATAATTTTTTATAGCACTCCAGACGGTAATGTAAAGATAGAAGTACTTTATAATGATGAAACTTTTTGGCTGACTCAAAAACGTATGGCTGAACTATTAGGTGTTGATGTTCCTGCGATAAGTAAGCACCTGAATAATATATTTGAGACAGGAGAATTAAATAAAGACGCAACTGTTTCCAAAATGGAAATAGTTCAACAGGAAGGTGAAAGGCAGGTTGCTAGAAATCTTGACTTTTATAATCTAGATGCAATAATAGCAGTTGGTTATCGTGTAAATTCATTACAGGCAACACAGTTTCGCATTTGGGCTACCAAGACCTTACGTGAGTTTATTATTAAGGGTTTTGTAATGGATGATGAGCGCTTAAAACAAGGGGCGTTATTTGGTAAAGACTATTTTGATGAACTCTTAGAGCGCATTAGGGAAATACGAGCAAGTGAAAGACGTTTCTACCTCAAAATTACTGACATTTATGAACAGTGCAGTATCGATTATAATAAAACAGCCGACATTACGCAGAATTTTTTTAAAACTGTACAGAACAAACTTCATTGGGCTATTACTGGAGAAACAGCTGCGGAATTAATTGCTCACAGGGCTAATGCCTTAAAACCAAACATGGGTTTGCAAACATGGAAAAACTCTCCAAATGGCAAAGTTTTAAAAGGAGATATAAGTGTCGCTAAAAACTATTTGAAAGAGTCAGAAATAAAATCATTAGAGCGAATTGTTTCAATGTATTTAGATTTCGCAGAGAATCAGGCTGCCCGCCAAATCCCTATGAAAATGGAAGATTGGATAAAACGTTTAGATGCATTCCTGCAATTCAATGAATATGATATCCTCAAAGATTCCGGTAAAGTAAAACATGAAATAGCGATTAAACTAGCGACAAAAGAATACGAAAAATTCAGAGTAATCCAGGACAAAAATTTTGTAAGTGATTTTGAAAAGGAAGTAAAGAAACTTTCAAAATAA
- a CDS encoding polysaccharide deacetylase family protein → MYHKISLNTNDNLTISEDVLEKQLLYLKEKNYHPITVQQLIEHQYQKAKLPKKPILLTFDDGYENNYTYLYPLLKKHALKATIFLPVGFIGKSNEWDEGDEAIMSFDRLKQIDSSFIEFGLHSLIHRSYKEFTTEELIDDISQCRSILTENSIPYVPAVTYPYGAYPREQKIYEKFKETLINNEIQLGFRIGNRINKLPLADPFCIERIDIKGTDSFFRFKLKILLGRIKKL, encoded by the coding sequence ATGTATCACAAGATTAGTCTAAATACAAACGACAATCTGACAATAAGTGAGGATGTGCTTGAAAAACAGCTATTATATCTGAAAGAAAAGAATTATCATCCGATAACCGTACAGCAACTGATAGAACATCAATATCAAAAAGCCAAACTTCCAAAAAAGCCAATTCTTCTGACATTCGACGATGGATATGAAAATAACTATACTTATTTATATCCCTTGCTGAAGAAACATGCATTAAAAGCCACAATCTTCTTACCGGTAGGATTCATTGGCAAATCAAACGAATGGGACGAAGGTGATGAAGCAATCATGAGCTTTGATAGGTTGAAGCAAATAGATTCTTCATTTATTGAATTTGGGCTACATTCATTAATTCATAGAAGCTATAAAGAATTTACTACAGAAGAATTGATTGATGATATTAGTCAATGTAGATCCATACTCACGGAAAACTCTATTCCTTACGTTCCTGCTGTTACCTATCCGTATGGCGCTTATCCCCGCGAGCAAAAGATATATGAAAAATTCAAGGAAACGCTCATAAATAATGAAATTCAGTTAGGTTTCCGAATTGGTAACAGAATCAATAAACTTCCACTGGCAGACCCTTTCTGCATTGAGCGAATCGACATTAAAGGAACAGATTCCTTTTTCAGGTTTAAACTTAAGATTTTATTAGGTCGAATCAAGAAACTTTGA
- a CDS encoding GIY-YIG nuclease family protein, whose protein sequence is MSPKTINYGIVYVLTNPAMPGLVKIGMTNKENVDVRLKELFNTSVPVPFECEYACKVTETAKVEKALHIAFHPYRIHNQREFFEINPEQAIAILQLLDKSKDITNEIVEEINNDLTEVDKAAGKKMKITRRPPLNYIEMGIPLGARLEFNRDDETYIVEVCDAKKISYCGVKKSLTAITKELLGIEHALQPTSYWTYNGKNLMDIYNETYVSSEE, encoded by the coding sequence ATGTCCCCAAAAACAATCAACTACGGAATAGTCTATGTTCTTACAAATCCCGCCATGCCAGGATTGGTAAAAATAGGAATGACCAACAAGGAAAATGTAGATGTACGTCTCAAAGAGTTATTCAATACCAGTGTACCTGTGCCTTTTGAGTGTGAATATGCATGTAAAGTTACCGAAACCGCAAAAGTTGAGAAAGCATTACATATCGCTTTTCACCCTTATCGTATTCATAACCAGCGTGAGTTCTTTGAGATAAACCCGGAACAGGCTATAGCCATACTTCAGCTACTGGATAAAAGTAAAGACATAACGAATGAAATTGTAGAAGAAATTAACAACGATTTAACCGAAGTGGATAAAGCAGCCGGAAAGAAAATGAAAATAACCCGTCGTCCACCGCTGAATTACATTGAAATGGGAATACCATTAGGCGCAAGACTAGAATTCAATAGGGATGACGAAACATATATAGTAGAAGTCTGCGATGCTAAGAAAATAAGTTATTGCGGTGTAAAAAAATCCTTAACCGCTATCACCAAAGAGTTATTGGGTATTGAGCATGCTCTTCAACCAACATCCTACTGGACGTATAACGGCAAGAACCTTATGGATATTTATAATGAAACCTATGTGAGTAGTGAGGAATAG